Proteins encoded within one genomic window of Kibdelosporangium phytohabitans:
- a CDS encoding ester cyclase — MAMSDVEQNKRTVLAFVDMAFNAHKPREAADRYIGAEYVQHDPHVADGPDGFVTSLSGYLERFPEISFDSRRVVAEGDLVVVHGLLKSSPEDRQGTVCMDIFRVAEGKIVEHWDVMQQVPEASVHSNAMV, encoded by the coding sequence ATGGCAATGAGTGACGTCGAGCAGAACAAACGGACCGTGCTGGCCTTTGTGGACATGGCCTTCAACGCCCACAAGCCACGCGAGGCGGCGGACAGGTACATCGGAGCTGAATATGTTCAGCACGACCCTCACGTGGCGGACGGCCCGGACGGGTTCGTGACCTCCCTGTCCGGCTACCTCGAACGCTTCCCGGAGATCTCCTTCGACAGCAGGCGTGTTGTCGCTGAAGGAGATCTGGTCGTTGTCCACGGCCTGCTCAAGAGCTCGCCAGAAGACCGGCAGGGCACGGTTTGCATGGACATCTTCCGAGTCGCCGAGGGGAAGATAGTCGAGCACTGGGACGTCATGCAGCAGGTGCCGGAGGCGTCTGTGCACAGCAACGCGATGGTCTGA
- a CDS encoding response regulator transcription factor family protein produces the protein MAAVDWTDPTEAVGAVLDILRTPLAEVLQRLSDVLSELVPHHGIAMLTGDCFQSPLRSHGDPVLAEAVTSVEMTRLADIVDIGRPWFGSAAIAGCVQPVLAAASKPTNSAGGLLAIIPVDSADPADRVIKLVQHVWDATNVHIVDLLAEAEPVYLAEQRVAASERAKVIAELSDTHSVALTSILGPLRSRSLDDATARHAATELAVSALLESRTASDRDRAGSEESITEAFARLANKLNLLTHHTDVALELVAPAQAATLPADIAHAARATVRGTALIMLEQGGVSRIRVVWQTQNNQLRVTVRDDGPGTLARDALAVHRLTDRITSLNGTLEVDAVPGWGTAVTAFLPLAAPDVPDTHPLTALNPRELDVLQELTRGHRNRQIAEHLHISEHTVKFHVANILNKLDVSSRGEAAALARDLAQISTVPDAAGIM, from the coding sequence ATGGCCGCAGTGGACTGGACGGATCCGACAGAGGCAGTGGGCGCGGTGCTCGACATTCTGCGCACCCCACTCGCGGAGGTGTTGCAACGGCTGTCGGATGTCCTGAGCGAGCTTGTGCCCCACCATGGGATCGCCATGCTCACCGGTGACTGCTTTCAGTCACCGCTGCGCAGCCACGGTGATCCCGTGTTAGCAGAAGCGGTGACCAGCGTCGAGATGACACGTCTCGCCGACATCGTGGACATCGGCCGACCGTGGTTCGGCTCAGCGGCGATCGCGGGCTGCGTCCAGCCGGTGCTCGCGGCGGCCAGCAAACCGACCAATTCCGCGGGTGGTCTGCTCGCGATCATTCCGGTCGACAGTGCCGACCCCGCCGACCGGGTGATCAAGCTGGTCCAGCACGTGTGGGACGCGACCAACGTCCATATCGTCGATCTGCTCGCCGAAGCCGAACCTGTCTACCTGGCGGAACAACGAGTAGCCGCCAGCGAGCGGGCCAAGGTGATCGCCGAACTGTCCGACACGCACTCGGTCGCCCTGACCTCCATACTCGGTCCGCTGCGCTCGCGCAGCCTGGATGACGCAACGGCACGTCACGCAGCCACTGAACTCGCCGTGTCCGCGTTGCTTGAATCACGAACAGCCAGCGATCGAGACCGGGCAGGCAGCGAGGAAAGCATCACCGAGGCGTTCGCACGCCTGGCCAACAAGCTCAACCTACTCACCCACCACACCGACGTCGCGTTGGAACTCGTCGCACCGGCCCAAGCCGCGACGTTGCCCGCAGACATCGCACATGCGGCACGCGCCACAGTCCGCGGCACCGCACTCATCATGCTGGAACAGGGCGGAGTCAGCCGAATCCGCGTTGTGTGGCAGACCCAGAACAACCAGCTACGCGTCACCGTCCGCGACGACGGACCCGGCACACTCGCCCGCGATGCACTCGCCGTGCACCGGCTCACCGATCGCATCACGTCGTTGAACGGCACTCTGGAAGTGGACGCCGTACCCGGGTGGGGCACGGCGGTCACAGCCTTCCTGCCGCTGGCCGCTCCGGACGTCCCGGACACCCATCCCCTGACCGCCCTCAATCCCCGGGAGTTGGACGTCCTCCAAGAACTCACTCGTGGTCACCGCAACCGGCAGATCGCTGAACACCTGCACATCAGCGAACACACCGTGAAATTCCACGTCGCCAACATTCTGAACAAACTGGACGTCAGCTCGCGCGGCGAAGCCGCCGCCCTCGCGCGTGACCTCGCGCAAATCAGTACTGTGCCGGACGCTGCAGGAATTATGTAG
- a CDS encoding TetR/AcrR family transcriptional regulator, whose protein sequence is MPDRAQRIKGNSRQRTDAHSQLRAALLTAVRELAEQAGGYESVTMRQIAAQVGYAAPVVYEYFPGKRQLLLAVTDVGFAELADRLAEAGCPKRNPRRAEANPLMAVADALWTFATANPCLYQLMHTLVDVPFGTGDTPASALRCFELLKSAVTAAAPDHPAKAQDDDAPTDLFWAQLHGVITLALHGRIKGGHARARSLLDHAATTFRDH, encoded by the coding sequence GTGCCGGACCGAGCGCAACGCATCAAGGGGAACAGCCGGCAGCGAACCGACGCGCACAGCCAGTTGCGGGCAGCCCTGCTCACCGCGGTCCGGGAGCTCGCCGAGCAGGCAGGCGGCTACGAGTCAGTCACCATGCGGCAGATCGCCGCGCAGGTCGGCTACGCCGCACCGGTCGTCTACGAGTACTTCCCCGGCAAGCGCCAGCTACTGCTGGCCGTGACTGACGTCGGCTTCGCCGAACTCGCCGATCGACTGGCGGAGGCCGGATGCCCCAAGCGCAACCCGCGCAGAGCTGAAGCCAACCCGCTGATGGCGGTCGCAGACGCGCTATGGACCTTCGCCACAGCCAACCCGTGCCTCTACCAACTCATGCACACCCTCGTCGACGTACCCTTCGGTACCGGCGACACCCCCGCCTCAGCCCTGCGCTGCTTCGAGCTACTCAAGTCGGCCGTGACCGCCGCAGCTCCAGACCACCCGGCCAAGGCCCAGGACGACGATGCCCCCACCGACCTGTTCTGGGCCCAGCTGCACGGCGTGATCACGCTAGCTCTCCACGGTCGAATCAAGGGTGGCCACGCCCGCGCCCGATCACTTCTTGACCATGCCGCCACCACGTTCCGGGATCACTGA
- a CDS encoding NAD-dependent epimerase/dehydratase family protein, with product MRVLVTGVSGTIGGAAARAFVQRGHQVIGVVTAVTRQVPAGVEPLVADLFDPAALNGVLGEVDGAVHAASSNDERAGALDRTVVNSLLDAFEGTGKPLVYTSGLWLHGNTGDQPATEDRPFAPPTVVSWRPAVEDLLVEAAASRAARTVRIRPALVYGHGRGYVPMLLNPQDGDQGPVVRHIGDGTNRWATVHADDLGDLYALAVESAPSGSVYLAADDRSHQVRDIAQAVADLHGVPVESWDPLDAEKYWSVMVEAFLLDQVASSEKAHRELGWRCQRPTLFDDLRTWRL from the coding sequence ATGAGAGTGCTAGTGACTGGTGTGTCGGGAACGATTGGCGGGGCTGCCGCCCGTGCTTTCGTGCAGCGCGGCCACCAGGTGATCGGGGTGGTCACCGCTGTGACGCGGCAGGTACCAGCAGGTGTAGAGCCGTTAGTCGCCGACCTGTTCGACCCCGCCGCGCTCAACGGTGTCCTCGGCGAGGTCGACGGCGCGGTCCACGCCGCGTCGAGCAACGACGAGCGCGCCGGCGCGCTTGATCGCACCGTCGTCAACTCCCTGCTGGACGCCTTCGAGGGCACCGGCAAGCCGCTGGTCTACACCAGCGGTCTGTGGCTGCATGGGAACACCGGAGATCAGCCGGCCACCGAGGACCGGCCGTTCGCACCGCCGACGGTGGTGTCATGGCGGCCCGCGGTCGAGGACCTGTTGGTGGAGGCCGCCGCGAGCCGGGCAGCCCGAACCGTGCGCATCCGACCGGCGCTCGTCTACGGGCACGGACGTGGCTATGTGCCCATGCTGCTCAACCCTCAGGACGGTGACCAGGGACCGGTGGTACGCCACATCGGCGATGGCACGAACCGATGGGCCACGGTGCACGCCGACGACCTGGGTGATCTCTACGCGCTCGCGGTGGAGTCCGCTCCGTCCGGGTCGGTGTACCTCGCCGCCGACGACCGCTCCCACCAAGTACGCGACATTGCTCAGGCCGTTGCCGATCTCCACGGTGTGCCGGTCGAGAGCTGGGACCCGCTGGACGCCGAGAAGTACTGGAGCGTCATGGTCGAGGCGTTCCTGCTTGATCAGGTCGCCTCAAGCGAGAAGGCGCACCGAGAGCTTGGTTGGCGGTGCCAGCGGCCCACGCTCTTCGACGATCTCCGCACCTGGCGCCTGTGA